The following coding sequences lie in one Sphingobium sp. KCTC 72723 genomic window:
- a CDS encoding HPr kinase/phosphorylase, with amino-acid sequence MARALSSETLHATSVAIGGRAVLLCGISGIGKSDLGLRLIDRGATLISDDYTLIKRMDGRLVATAPATIAGKMEVRSLGIVAMPHVANVPVALLVDLFDQVDRMPLDPLFRAVAGMDVPVVKIAPREASAPIKVELALRILGLAP; translated from the coding sequence ATGGCGCGCGCACTTTCATCCGAGACGCTTCATGCGACGAGCGTGGCCATTGGTGGCCGCGCGGTTTTGCTGTGCGGGATCAGCGGGATCGGCAAGTCCGACCTGGGGCTGCGGCTCATAGACCGGGGGGCGACCCTGATCAGTGACGATTATACGCTGATCAAACGCATGGACGGGCGGCTGGTCGCGACCGCGCCTGCGACGATTGCGGGCAAGATGGAGGTGCGCAGCCTGGGCATCGTTGCAATGCCCCATGTCGCGAACGTGCCGGTCGCGTTGCTGGTCGATCTGTTCGATCAGGTGGACCGGATGCCACTCGACCCGCTGTTCCGCGCGGTTGCGGGGATGGACGTGCCGGTGGTCAAGATCGCGCCGCGTGAAGCCTCCGCCCCGATCAAGGTCGAACTGGCGCTGCGCATATTGGGCCTGGCGCCATGA
- a CDS encoding sensor histidine kinase → MSPPRFQPQPFFADKNRAFWNLQSLGWAGAFLLRGSSTIANGQPLSSLVPVLISTVSGYSVTLLIAVMFRFLLKQRPIVTWGVSILTVVIAAGLVAFIDAWVFSTQNRGSETAGLQLFLGAFYLSMTLLGAWSALYYAINFYLTVEEQADQLLHLENQASSAQLAMLRYQLNPHFLFNTLNSISTLVLLKQTDRANAMLSRLSSFLRYTLINEPTAQVTIEQEIETLKLYLEIEKMRFEDRLRPVFEIDPAVAHARVPSLLLQPLVENAIKYAVTPKEEGAEITVSAQPAGEKVRIIVSDSGPGLNEGGMKPHIPMSEGTGVGLPNIRDRLIQAFGERQSFETRSTQSGFSVIIEIPLALEDISKVAS, encoded by the coding sequence ATGTCTCCTCCCCGCTTCCAGCCCCAGCCCTTTTTCGCGGACAAGAATCGCGCCTTCTGGAACCTGCAATCGCTCGGCTGGGCGGGGGCTTTCCTGCTGCGCGGGTCGTCCACGATCGCCAATGGCCAGCCGCTGTCCAGCCTGGTCCCGGTGCTGATTTCCACCGTCAGCGGCTATTCGGTGACGTTGCTGATCGCGGTGATGTTTCGCTTCCTGCTCAAACAAAGGCCCATCGTCACCTGGGGCGTATCCATCCTGACCGTGGTGATCGCGGCGGGGCTGGTCGCCTTCATCGACGCCTGGGTCTTTTCGACCCAGAACCGGGGCAGCGAAACCGCCGGGCTGCAACTGTTCCTGGGCGCTTTCTACCTGTCGATGACGCTGCTGGGCGCATGGTCCGCGCTCTATTATGCCATCAACTTCTACCTGACGGTGGAGGAGCAGGCGGATCAGCTGCTCCATCTGGAAAATCAGGCGTCCAGCGCGCAGCTGGCGATGCTGCGTTACCAGCTTAACCCGCATTTCCTGTTCAATACCCTCAACTCCATTTCCACGCTGGTCCTGCTCAAACAGACCGACCGCGCCAACGCCATGCTCTCGCGCCTGTCCTCCTTCCTGCGCTACACCCTCATCAACGAACCCACCGCGCAGGTCACGATCGAGCAGGAGATCGAGACGCTCAAACTCTATCTGGAGATTGAGAAGATGCGGTTCGAGGATAGGCTGCGCCCCGTTTTCGAGATCGACCCGGCAGTCGCCCATGCGCGCGTGCCCTCGCTCCTGCTCCAGCCGCTGGTCGAAAATGCGATCAAATATGCCGTCACGCCCAAGGAGGAGGGGGCCGAAATCACCGTCAGCGCGCAGCCTGCCGGTGAAAAGGTTCGGATCATCGTATCGGACAGCGGACCGGGATTGAACGAAGGCGGAATGAAGCCGCACATACCCATGAGTGAAGGAACGGGCGTCGGGCTGCCGAACATCCGCGATCGCCTGATTCAGGCTTTCGGGGAACGACAGAGCTTCGAAACACGTTCTACCCAGAGCGGCTTTTCGGTCATCATCGAAATCCCGCTTGCCTTGGAAGATATATCGAAAGTGGCCTCATGA
- a CDS encoding transposase, whose translation MLDQNKAVIGDPVPQILRQWLQAWRPCFTAPSWEHVLVLVMGGLLATGKRTVTSCLRVTGRADAANFATYHQILNRARWSSRAVARRLLGIVVERLVPDGPVVIGMDDTIERRWGRRITARGIYRDPVRSSHGHFVKASGLRWLSFMVLTPVSWTRLIKALPVLTLLAPSERSNRQRGCRHKLLTDWARQGALQLSRWLPGRRIIFIGDSSFAVHELAHAIVRRATLISRLRLDANLFAQPAGRTARTMGRPAQKGRALPKLKTLLANPATRWTSILVSAWYGHLNGKMLEITSDIALWYRPGTPVLPVRWVLVRDPEGKRGPQAFFSTDITLEPAEIIALYVRRWQIEVTFAETRAHLGVETQRQWTDKAIARTTPALLGLYSLISLWACDLLTTKSTPYSAAWYRKTSLTFSDAIGAVRLQLWVGDINQHSPPHPEPHYIPTTRLKRMAQALCFAT comes from the coding sequence ATGCTGGACCAGAACAAGGCCGTTATCGGCGATCCCGTCCCCCAGATTCTGCGCCAATGGCTGCAGGCATGGCGTCCCTGCTTTACGGCTCCCAGTTGGGAGCATGTACTTGTTCTTGTGATGGGCGGCCTGCTGGCCACGGGCAAACGGACCGTTACGTCTTGCCTGCGTGTGACCGGCCGAGCCGATGCTGCCAACTTTGCAACCTATCACCAGATCCTCAACCGCGCCCGCTGGAGTTCGCGTGCCGTTGCCAGGCGTTTACTGGGCATTGTGGTCGAACGGCTCGTGCCCGATGGTCCTGTGGTCATCGGTATGGACGACACCATTGAACGGCGATGGGGGCGCCGGATCACCGCACGGGGTATCTACCGCGACCCGGTCCGCTCCAGTCACGGCCATTTCGTCAAAGCCAGCGGACTGCGCTGGCTCAGCTTCATGGTGCTCACCCCGGTGTCATGGACCCGCCTGATCAAGGCACTGCCAGTCTTGACGTTGCTCGCTCCTTCGGAACGATCGAACCGTCAACGCGGCTGTCGTCATAAATTGCTGACGGACTGGGCCCGGCAGGGCGCGCTGCAGCTGTCTCGCTGGCTGCCGGGTCGGCGGATCATCTTCATTGGCGACAGCAGCTTTGCTGTCCACGAACTGGCACATGCGATCGTCCGCCGGGCCACACTCATCAGCCGACTGCGGCTCGACGCCAACTTGTTTGCGCAGCCTGCGGGGCGAACGGCACGCACGATGGGGCGACCGGCGCAGAAAGGGCGAGCATTACCAAAACTCAAGACCCTGCTCGCCAACCCGGCGACACGCTGGACCAGCATTCTCGTCTCTGCCTGGTATGGCCATCTCAACGGCAAGATGCTCGAGATCACATCTGACATCGCCTTATGGTACAGGCCCGGCACTCCGGTCTTGCCGGTCCGATGGGTCCTGGTTCGCGATCCTGAAGGAAAGCGCGGCCCGCAGGCCTTCTTCAGTACCGACATCACCCTCGAGCCCGCCGAGATAATCGCCCTCTACGTCCGCCGATGGCAGATCGAGGTCACCTTTGCCGAAACCCGCGCGCACTTGGGTGTCGAGACACAGCGCCAGTGGACCGACAAAGCCATAGCGCGAACCACGCCGGCGCTGCTGGGTCTCTACAGCCTTATATCGCTATGGGCCTGCGATCTGTTGACCACTAAAAGCACCCCTTATTCCGCCGCGTGGTATCGAAAAACCAGCCTGACATTCAGTGACGCCATCGGAGCCGTCCGCCTCCAACTCTGGGTCGGAGACATTAATCAACACTCCCCGCCGCACCCAGAACCGCACTATATTCCCACAACCCGCCTAAAACGCATGGCTCAGGCACTATGCTTCGCTACCTGA
- a CDS encoding LytR/AlgR family response regulator transcription factor, producing the protein MTIRTILVDDESLATQGLMLRLEAHEDVEIIETCNNGREAIRAIKTHKPDLVFLDIQMPGFDGFSVVQGMMEVEPPLFIFVTAYMDHAIRAFEAQAVDYLLKPVEEGRLADALDRVRLRLSDKRQVQEAEKLREVLSEVAPQAMSDFDAADEEGPASNRFEKLINIKDRGQIFRVDVDSIERIDAAGDYMCIYTADNSLILRETMKDLEKRLDPRNFQRVHRSTIVNLSQVKQVKPHTNGECFLVLESGAQVKVSRSYRDVVARFVH; encoded by the coding sequence ATGACCATCAGAACGATCCTCGTCGACGACGAAAGCCTTGCAACGCAAGGGCTTATGCTGCGTCTGGAAGCGCATGAGGATGTGGAAATCATCGAAACATGCAACAATGGCCGCGAAGCCATCCGCGCCATCAAGACGCACAAGCCCGACCTTGTGTTCCTCGACATCCAGATGCCCGGTTTCGACGGTTTTTCGGTCGTGCAGGGCATGATGGAAGTGGAACCGCCGCTGTTCATTTTCGTCACCGCTTATATGGACCATGCCATCCGCGCGTTCGAAGCGCAGGCGGTCGATTATCTGCTCAAGCCGGTCGAGGAAGGCCGCTTGGCCGATGCGCTCGACCGGGTACGTCTGCGCCTCTCGGACAAGCGGCAGGTGCAGGAAGCGGAGAAACTGCGCGAAGTGCTGTCCGAAGTCGCGCCCCAGGCCATGAGCGATTTCGACGCCGCCGATGAAGAAGGCCCAGCCTCCAACCGCTTCGAAAAACTCATCAACATCAAGGATCGCGGCCAGATTTTCCGCGTCGACGTCGATTCGATCGAACGGATCGACGCGGCGGGCGACTATATGTGCATCTACACCGCCGACAATTCGCTGATCCTGCGCGAAACCATGAAGGATCTGGAAAAGCGCCTGGACCCCCGCAATTTCCAGCGCGTCCACCGCTCCACCATCGTCAATCTCAGCCAGGTGAAGCAGGTCAAGCCGCACACCAATGGCGAATGTTTCCTGGTACTGGAATCCGGCGCACAGGTAAAAGTCAGCCGCTCCTACCGCGACGTGGTGGCCCGTTTCGTGCATTGA
- a CDS encoding winged helix-turn-helix transcriptional regulator — MKHNLAQDLDQCTLPGALEAMGERWSFLILRGALSGIRHFEEFQSTLGIARNILANRLSRLVENGIMLRQPMQCDRRKVEYRLTEKGQELAPVMIALRQWGEKWGCAPTSCQVLADKRDSQPIRPIGIMSHDGRTLGLCDLVWLCPDEVTPMAEEPAAAA, encoded by the coding sequence ATGAAACATAATCTCGCCCAGGATCTCGATCAATGCACGCTGCCCGGCGCGCTGGAAGCGATGGGGGAACGCTGGTCGTTTCTCATCCTGCGCGGCGCATTGTCGGGCATCCGCCATTTCGAGGAATTTCAGTCCACCCTGGGTATCGCCCGCAACATATTGGCCAACCGCCTGTCGCGGCTGGTCGAAAACGGCATCATGCTGCGCCAGCCGATGCAGTGCGACCGGCGCAAGGTGGAATATCGCCTGACCGAAAAGGGGCAGGAACTGGCCCCCGTCATGATCGCGCTGCGCCAGTGGGGCGAAAAATGGGGCTGCGCTCCTACGTCTTGTCAAGTTTTGGCGGACAAGCGCGATAGCCAGCCGATCCGCCCGATCGGCATCATGTCGCATGACGGCCGCACGCTTGGCCTGTGTGATCTGGTCTGGCTTTGCCCGGACGAAGTGACCCCGATGGCCGAGGAACCGGCCGCTGCGGCCTGA
- the rpoZ gene encoding DNA-directed RNA polymerase subunit omega, giving the protein MARVTVEDCVDKVTNRFDLVLLAAQRAREISGGAELTVDRDRDKNPVVALREIAEETVFPADLHDSAIASLQKVQIDDDDTPDEIGSIAQSAEALRLTAAAPPRNQNIGGDYDG; this is encoded by the coding sequence TTGGCCCGCGTTACCGTCGAAGATTGTGTCGACAAGGTTACCAACCGCTTTGACCTCGTCCTGCTCGCCGCTCAGCGCGCGCGGGAGATTTCGGGCGGCGCGGAACTGACCGTCGATCGCGACCGGGATAAAAATCCCGTCGTCGCCCTGCGTGAAATCGCGGAAGAAACCGTATTCCCGGCCGATCTGCATGATTCGGCCATCGCGTCGCTGCAAAAGGTGCAGATCGACGATGACGATACGCCGGATGAAATTGGCTCGATCGCCCAGTCGGCGGAGGCGCTGCGCCTGACCGCTGCTGCGCCGCCGCGCAATCAGAATATCGGTGGCGATTACGACGGCTGA
- a CDS encoding HPr family phosphocarrier protein: MNEISQLVLISNKRGLHARASAKFVTLASGLPAAITVSKDGSDVTGTSIMGLMMLGAAMGDSITIKASGPDAIDCLGKLVGLVEDKFGEE; this comes from the coding sequence ATGAATGAAATCAGCCAGCTCGTCTTGATCAGCAACAAGCGCGGGCTTCATGCCCGTGCCAGCGCGAAATTCGTGACACTGGCCAGCGGCCTGCCCGCTGCGATTACCGTCAGCAAGGATGGCAGCGACGTGACCGGCACGTCGATCATGGGCCTGATGATGTTGGGCGCGGCGATGGGCGACAGCATCACGATCAAGGCGAGCGGCCCGGACGCGATCGATTGCCTGGGCAAGCTGGTGGGCCTGGTCGAGGACAAGTTCGGGGAAGAATGA
- a CDS encoding PTS sugar transporter subunit IIA has product MIGLVLVTHGSLATEFVVAMEHVVGPQQQIETICIGPEDDMELRRADIATAVARVNDGTGVILLTDLFGGTPSNLAISLLKAGEIEVIAGINLPMLIRLESARKVMDVRAAVAAAREAGQKYISVASELLGSTT; this is encoded by the coding sequence ATGATCGGACTCGTACTCGTCACCCATGGGTCGCTGGCGACCGAATTCGTCGTCGCCATGGAACATGTCGTCGGCCCGCAACAGCAGATCGAAACGATCTGCATCGGGCCGGAGGATGACATGGAGCTGCGCCGCGCGGACATCGCGACCGCCGTTGCGCGCGTCAATGACGGCACCGGCGTCATCCTGCTGACCGACCTGTTCGGCGGCACCCCTTCCAATCTGGCCATATCCCTGTTGAAAGCGGGCGAAATAGAGGTGATTGCGGGCATCAACCTGCCCATGCTCATTCGCCTGGAAAGCGCACGCAAGGTCATGGACGTGCGCGCCGCCGTCGCCGCCGCGCGTGAGGCGGGCCAGAAATATATCAGCGTCGCTTCAGAACTATTGGGTAGCACCACATGA
- a CDS encoding RelA/SpoT family protein produces MLRQYELVERVKRYDPNADEAMINRAYVFSVQKHGSQKRASGDPYFSHPIEVAGILTDFGLDDQTIVTALLHDTIEDTLVTYEEIEAAFGKDVARMVDGVTKLSKIEAMSENERAAENLRKFLLAMSDDIRVLLVKLADRLHNMRTLHFIKNPDKRRRIARETMDIYAPLAERIGMYDFMREMQLLSFREIEPEAYDSITKRLEQLKEGGHDKVDRIGAELQLLLGGSDIPVTVSGREKHPFSIWKKMQERHISFEQLTDVMAFRVITETTADCYRALGIIHQTFKMVPGRFKDYISTPKRNGYRSVHTTVIHQDNARIEVQIRSRDMHNDAELGLAAHWAYKQKGDATDHHAAWLRDLVEILEQSQDADELLEHTRMAMYQDRIFAFSPKGELHQLPKGSTPVDFAYAVHTSLGNQTVGAKVNGRVVPLRTSLENGDQVEILKSGGQEPQPGWLTFAITGKARAAIRRYIRQKQRGEQVALGEKLYEEIIGRLSPDLAKELGDKALAAALKRLKLEDRAALMVAIATHRLLDSEVMEALIPGSTSVSGMEEEAHPRQHAPVSIRGLTPGIAFKLSDCCHPVPGDRIVGVRRTGEPIEVHTIDCRALEAGQDDDWIDLSWDSKSKGGAARLSVIVKNQPGALAAVANIFGATKANILNLQLVNREGPFHTDVIDLEVADAQHLMRILSALRAIDVVVQADRV; encoded by the coding sequence ATGCTACGCCAATATGAACTTGTCGAACGGGTAAAGCGCTACGATCCCAATGCGGACGAAGCGATGATCAACCGCGCCTATGTGTTTTCGGTCCAGAAACATGGGAGCCAGAAGCGGGCCAGCGGCGACCCCTATTTCAGCCACCCGATCGAGGTGGCGGGGATTCTCACCGATTTCGGGCTGGACGACCAGACGATCGTCACCGCCCTGCTGCACGACACGATCGAGGATACGCTGGTCACCTATGAGGAGATCGAGGCGGCGTTCGGCAAGGATGTCGCGCGGATGGTCGATGGCGTGACCAAGTTGTCGAAGATCGAGGCAATGTCCGAAAATGAGCGGGCGGCGGAGAATCTGCGCAAGTTCCTGCTCGCCATGTCGGACGATATTCGGGTGCTGTTGGTGAAGCTCGCCGACCGGCTGCACAATATGCGCACGCTGCACTTCATCAAAAATCCCGACAAGCGCCGCCGCATCGCGCGCGAGACGATGGATATCTACGCGCCGCTGGCGGAGCGGATCGGCATGTATGATTTCATGCGCGAAATGCAGTTGCTCTCGTTCCGCGAGATCGAGCCGGAAGCCTATGACAGCATCACCAAGCGACTGGAGCAGTTGAAGGAAGGCGGCCATGACAAGGTCGACCGGATCGGCGCGGAACTGCAATTGCTGCTGGGCGGGTCGGACATTCCGGTCACGGTGTCGGGGCGGGAGAAACACCCCTTCTCCATCTGGAAGAAGATGCAGGAACGCCATATCAGTTTCGAGCAGCTGACCGACGTGATGGCATTTCGCGTCATCACCGAAACGACGGCGGATTGTTACCGCGCGCTGGGCATCATCCATCAGACGTTCAAGATGGTGCCGGGCCGGTTCAAGGATTATATCTCCACCCCCAAGCGCAACGGATACCGATCCGTCCACACCACCGTCATTCATCAGGACAATGCCCGGATCGAAGTGCAGATCCGCAGCCGCGACATGCATAATGACGCCGAACTGGGGCTGGCGGCGCATTGGGCCTATAAGCAGAAGGGCGATGCGACCGACCATCATGCCGCCTGGCTGCGCGACCTGGTCGAGATATTGGAACAGAGCCAGGACGCGGACGAGCTGCTCGAACATACGCGCATGGCGATGTATCAGGACCGCATCTTCGCATTCTCTCCCAAGGGCGAATTGCACCAGTTGCCCAAGGGGTCGACCCCGGTGGATTTTGCCTATGCGGTGCATACGTCGCTGGGCAACCAGACGGTGGGGGCCAAGGTCAATGGCCGGGTGGTGCCGTTGCGCACGTCCCTGGAAAATGGCGATCAGGTCGAGATTTTGAAATCGGGGGGGCAGGAACCGCAGCCCGGATGGCTGACCTTTGCCATTACCGGCAAGGCGCGCGCGGCGATCCGCCGTTATATTCGCCAGAAGCAGCGCGGCGAACAGGTCGCGCTGGGCGAGAAGCTGTATGAGGAAATCATCGGCCGCCTGTCGCCCGACCTGGCCAAGGAACTGGGCGACAAGGCTTTGGCGGCGGCGCTCAAGCGGTTGAAGCTGGAGGATCGCGCGGCGCTGATGGTGGCCATCGCCACGCATCGGCTGCTCGATTCTGAAGTGATGGAGGCGCTGATCCCCGGTTCCACCAGCGTGTCGGGCATGGAGGAGGAAGCGCATCCGCGCCAGCACGCGCCAGTGTCGATCCGCGGGCTGACGCCGGGCATCGCGTTCAAACTGTCCGATTGCTGCCACCCGGTGCCGGGCGACCGGATCGTGGGCGTGCGCCGCACCGGCGAGCCGATCGAGGTGCATACGATCGATTGCCGCGCGCTGGAGGCGGGGCAGGATGACGACTGGATTGACCTTAGCTGGGACAGCAAGTCCAAGGGCGGGGCGGCACGGCTGTCGGTGATCGTCAAGAACCAGCCGGGCGCGCTGGCGGCGGTGGCCAACATATTCGGCGCGACCAAGGCGAACATTCTCAACCTGCAACTGGTCAACCGCGAAGGCCCGTTCCACACCGACGTCATCGACCTGGAAGTCGCCGACGCCCAGCATCTGATGCGGATATTGTCGGCGTTGCGCGCGATCGATGTCGTGGTGCAGGCGGACCGGGTTTAG
- the rplJ gene encoding 50S ribosomal protein L10, with protein sequence MDRNQKAEVVSKLNAELAEVGVVVVTRNLGMTVAQSTVLRQKMREAGATYKVTKNRLARIALDGTDYSSLSDLLTGPVGLATSADPIAAAKVVVEFAKTNDKIEIVGGAMGTVLLDVEGVKALASMPSLDELRAKIIGLIQAPATKLATVIQTPASQLARVFNAYAEKEAA encoded by the coding sequence ATGGATCGTAATCAGAAAGCTGAGGTCGTTTCCAAGCTGAACGCAGAGCTGGCAGAAGTTGGCGTGGTCGTTGTGACCCGCAACCTTGGCATGACCGTCGCACAGTCGACTGTCCTGCGCCAGAAGATGCGCGAAGCGGGAGCAACCTACAAGGTTACGAAGAACCGCCTCGCCCGTATCGCCCTTGATGGCACCGACTATTCCAGCCTCAGCGACCTGCTGACTGGCCCGGTCGGCCTTGCCACCTCGGCCGATCCGATCGCAGCCGCCAAGGTTGTGGTCGAATTCGCAAAGACCAACGACAAGATCGAAATCGTTGGTGGCGCGATGGGCACAGTGCTGCTCGACGTGGAGGGCGTGAAAGCCCTGGCGTCGATGCCGTCGCTGGACGAACTGCGTGCAAAGATTATCGGCCTCATCCAGGCGCCGGCAACCAAGCTCGCTACCGTCATCCAGACGCCGGCTTCGCAGCTTGCGCGGGTCTTCAACGCCTATGCGGAGAAGGAAGCAGCCTAA
- a CDS encoding phospholipase D-like domain-containing protein codes for MATPAKKRHEGPMATSNPSPDAARTDDIGVTIGGNRLRLIADGGVLRDTLMTLIAGARDNLKLYYYIFAADGSGAMVRDALIAARARGVTVTLMVDGFGSADTPDAFFAPLVEAGAHFGRFGTRRSTRYLIRNHQKMAIADDKRMVIGGFNVEDGYFGIPADDCWFDLGLWIEGSQVEAMTLWYGQLWRWVMTKKQRFRTLRRMVRGWHPSLRHDPADPFRWLIGGPTRRLSPWAQVVKHDLEQARRVDMIAAYFSPGRGMLKRIARAARRDGARIILPARSDNGATVAAARLLYGPLLKRGVEIAEYQPRKLHMKLIVIDDAVFVGSANFDMRSLFVNLEIMLRIEDAGFAAQVRDFITARMGESRTITMADHRATRTMPTLIKQWISYLLVGVLDYTVTRRLNFRNPDAD; via the coding sequence ATGGCAACCCCCGCCAAAAAGCGGCATGAAGGCCCGATGGCGACCAGCAACCCGTCCCCCGATGCTGCCCGAACAGACGATATAGGCGTAACGATTGGCGGCAACCGGCTGCGCCTGATCGCGGACGGGGGCGTGTTGCGCGACACGCTGATGACGCTGATCGCGGGCGCGCGCGACAATCTGAAGCTCTATTATTATATCTTTGCCGCCGATGGCAGCGGGGCGATGGTGCGCGACGCGCTCATTGCCGCGCGGGCGCGTGGGGTGACTGTGACGTTGATGGTCGATGGTTTCGGATCGGCCGACACGCCCGACGCTTTCTTCGCGCCACTGGTCGAAGCGGGCGCGCATTTCGGCCGGTTCGGCACGCGGCGGTCGACCCGTTACCTGATCCGCAACCACCAGAAAATGGCGATCGCCGACGACAAGCGCATGGTGATTGGCGGATTCAATGTGGAGGATGGCTATTTCGGCATCCCCGCCGATGATTGCTGGTTCGACCTGGGCCTGTGGATCGAAGGATCGCAGGTGGAGGCCATGACGCTATGGTATGGGCAATTGTGGCGCTGGGTCATGACGAAGAAGCAGCGGTTCCGCACGTTGCGGCGCATGGTGCGCGGATGGCACCCGTCGCTGCGCCATGACCCGGCCGATCCGTTCCGCTGGCTGATTGGCGGGCCGACCCGGCGGCTAAGCCCGTGGGCGCAGGTGGTGAAGCACGACCTGGAACAGGCGCGGCGCGTAGACATGATCGCGGCCTATTTCTCGCCGGGGCGGGGGATGTTGAAACGCATCGCGCGGGCGGCGCGGCGCGATGGCGCGCGGATCATCCTGCCCGCCCGGTCGGACAATGGCGCGACCGTGGCGGCGGCGCGGCTGCTCTACGGGCCGTTGCTCAAGCGTGGGGTGGAGATTGCCGAATATCAGCCGCGCAAGCTGCACATGAAGCTGATCGTCATCGACGACGCAGTATTCGTGGGGTCGGCCAATTTCGACATGCGCAGCCTGTTCGTCAATCTGGAGATCATGCTGCGGATCGAGGACGCCGGTTTCGCTGCGCAGGTGCGCGATTTCATCACGGCACGCATGGGCGAGAGCCGGACGATCACCATGGCCGACCATCGCGCAACCCGGACGATGCCGACGCTGATCAAGCAATGGATCAGCTATCTGCTGGTGGGCGTGCTGGACTACACGGTGACGCGGCGATTGAATTTCCGCAATCCCGACGCGGACTGA
- the rapZ gene encoding RNase adapter RapZ: MTSSHPKSILLLSGLAGAGKTTALKTLEDMGWEVVDNLPLVLLDRLLDTPLSSGHAGADERPLALGIDARTRGFDAQAIVQRIKAMRERHGHDIETLYLDCSGTELERRFAETRRRHPLALDRPAADGIARERELTEPLRRWASQVIDTTSFSSNGLQQEIRNRFSLERLSDPVLTILSFGFSRGVPRNADLMFDMRFLRNPHWDEDLRPKTGLDGDVAAYIMADPAYEAAVGKIEDLLATLLPRYADAGKSYITVAFGCTGGRHRSVHVAERVARYLQDAGFSPTVSHRNMESSPQDSLEKRRPGGPKANIMKQVGRKIT; encoded by the coding sequence ATGACGTCATCCCACCCCAAGTCGATCCTGCTGCTGTCGGGGCTGGCGGGCGCTGGCAAGACGACGGCGCTCAAGACGCTGGAGGATATGGGCTGGGAAGTGGTGGACAATCTGCCGCTGGTGCTGCTCGACCGATTGCTCGATACGCCGCTTTCATCCGGCCATGCGGGCGCGGACGAGCGGCCGCTGGCGCTGGGCATCGACGCACGCACCCGTGGGTTCGACGCGCAGGCCATCGTCCAGCGGATCAAGGCAATGCGCGAACGGCATGGCCATGACATAGAGACGCTCTATCTGGACTGTTCCGGGACCGAATTGGAGCGCCGCTTTGCCGAAACCCGGCGGCGGCATCCGCTAGCGCTTGATCGCCCGGCGGCCGATGGCATTGCGCGCGAACGCGAATTGACCGAGCCATTGCGCCGCTGGGCCAGCCAAGTGATCGACACGACCAGTTTCAGCAGCAACGGCCTGCAACAGGAAATCCGCAACCGCTTTTCGCTGGAACGGTTGTCCGATCCGGTGCTGACGATCCTGTCGTTCGGTTTTTCGCGCGGAGTGCCCCGCAACGCGGACCTGATGTTCGACATGCGATTCCTGCGCAACCCGCATTGGGACGAGGATTTGCGGCCAAAGACCGGGCTGGACGGTGATGTGGCGGCCTATATCATGGCCGATCCGGCCTATGAGGCGGCGGTGGGCAAGATCGAGGATCTGCTCGCCACGCTGTTGCCGCGCTACGCCGATGCTGGAAAATCCTATATTACCGTAGCGTTCGGCTGCACCGGGGGGCGACATCGTTCGGTCCATGTTGCAGAACGTGTCGCCAGATACTTGCAAGATGCGGGCTTTTCGCCCACCGTCTCGCACCGCAATATGGAATCGTCGCCCCAGGATAGTCTGGAGAAGCGCCGACCGGGAGGCCCGAAAGCAAATATCATGAAGCAGGTGGGCCGCAAAATCACATGA
- the rplL gene encoding 50S ribosomal protein L7/L12: MADINALVEQLSALTVLEAADLSKALEEKWGVSAAAAVAVAGPAAAAAPAAEEQTEFDVILTGDGGKKINVIKEVRAITGLGLTEAKTLVESAPKAIKEGVSKDEANKVKTQLEAAGATVELK, translated from the coding sequence ATGGCAGACATCAACGCTCTGGTCGAACAGCTTTCGGCCCTCACCGTCCTCGAAGCCGCCGACCTGTCGAAGGCTCTGGAAGAAAAGTGGGGCGTTAGCGCCGCTGCTGCCGTAGCCGTTGCCGGCCCGGCCGCTGCCGCTGCACCGGCTGCTGAAGAGCAGACCGAATTCGACGTGATCCTGACCGGCGACGGTGGCAAGAAGATCAACGTCATCAAGGAAGTTCGCGCCATCACCGGCCTGGGCCTGACCGAAGCCAAGACCCTGGTTGAGTCGGCTCCCAAGGCGATCAAGGAAGGCGTCAGCAAGGACGAGGCCAACAAGGTCAAGACCCAGCTGGAAGCCGCCGGCGCGACCGTCGAACTCAAGTAA